The following proteins come from a genomic window of Actinopolyspora saharensis:
- a CDS encoding DUF427 domain-containing protein yields MSEHDREEIHVETSGKRLRAVLGGRVVADTRRPVLVWEHPYYPTYYVPASDVRAELNDTGEVRHSQRLGTGTIHDVVTDSNSAPSAAINYRDSPLTRLRELVRIDWDSMDEWFEEDEPVYVHPRDPYKRVDVLASSRHVEVRLDGTTVAESNQPRILFETGLPPRYYLPLTDVRMDLLRASDHVTRCPYKGTATYWNVVTEQAEHTNVVWIYRTPLPESQRIAGLACFYDERVDVYLDGEHQHHPDTPFG; encoded by the coding sequence ATGAGCGAGCACGACCGCGAGGAGATCCACGTCGAAACCTCCGGCAAACGCCTGCGAGCCGTGCTCGGGGGCCGCGTCGTGGCCGACACCCGACGGCCGGTCCTCGTCTGGGAACACCCCTACTACCCCACCTACTACGTTCCCGCGTCCGACGTGCGCGCCGAGCTGAACGACACCGGCGAGGTGCGGCACTCGCAGCGGCTGGGCACGGGCACCATCCACGACGTGGTCACCGACTCGAACAGCGCCCCGAGCGCCGCGATCAACTACCGGGACAGCCCGCTGACGCGGCTGCGCGAACTGGTCCGGATCGACTGGGACTCGATGGACGAGTGGTTCGAGGAGGACGAGCCCGTCTACGTCCACCCGCGCGACCCGTACAAGCGGGTCGATGTTCTGGCGAGCTCACGGCACGTGGAGGTGCGGCTCGACGGAACGACCGTGGCCGAGTCGAACCAGCCGCGCATCCTGTTCGAAACCGGGCTGCCACCTCGGTACTACCTCCCGCTGACCGACGTGCGGATGGACCTGCTGCGCGCCAGCGACCACGTGACCCGCTGCCCGTACAAGGGAACCGCGACCTACTGGAACGTGGTCACCGAGCAAGCCGAGCACACCAACGTGGTCTGGATCTACCGCACACCGCTGCCCGAGAGCCAGCGCATCGCCGGGCTGGCCTGCTTCTACGACGAACGCGTCGACGTCTACCTCGACGGCGAGCACCAGCATCACCCCGACACCCCGTTCGGCTGA
- a CDS encoding GmrSD restriction endonuclease domain-containing protein, whose protein sequence is MGFQTPQHNLSDYLKWSRAGKIQLPDFQRGYKWNDERIRQLLITILRGHPLGVLMLLDTGNDRIRFKPRPVEGVDPNTVSPPDHLLLDGQQRLTSLTQALTGEGVVDTKDSRGKLLKRRYFVHMATALEGEERIDDAVLSVPADGMIRTNFDRDVVLDLSTEDHQRAAGYFPLSLLYDSAAATGWLLGLEDKALFSDFHSRVLTEASTYTIPAIELDKYTTKSAVATVFEKVNTGGLPLNVFELLTAVFAGDREYYEKHGTDFRLNDDWQETRTKFEQYPVLHGLENTDFLQAVTLLATRKRYSDSEDRRTVALSAKREDILKLTLADYLDWVDPLREAFVWAADFLADRHIFDNGFVPYPKQLVPLAVIKVIMGKDADLLGPRERLVRWFWCGILGELYGGTTDSRFVRDIEQVPSWALGESTEVPRTIGDATFVESRLHSLRTRNSAAYKGVYALLLGNGARDWMEDKQLDKAQYRNLEVDIHHIFPQKWCNEHGVDEERRESIVNKTALSARTNRVIGGGAPSKYVDRVARKAQIDSGRLDDLMSSHLVPTKALRSDDYDAFFADRREALCRLVEQAMGKAVPRDLDHGEAEETSEWFETDEAEITVAGEV, encoded by the coding sequence ATGGGATTTCAGACCCCGCAGCACAACCTCAGTGACTACCTGAAGTGGAGTCGCGCGGGCAAGATCCAGCTTCCGGACTTCCAACGCGGCTACAAGTGGAACGACGAACGTATCCGTCAGCTGCTCATCACGATCCTGCGTGGACATCCGCTGGGCGTGCTGATGCTGCTGGACACCGGCAACGATCGGATCCGCTTCAAACCGCGCCCGGTTGAAGGAGTGGACCCGAACACGGTTAGTCCCCCGGACCACTTGCTGCTCGACGGTCAGCAGCGGCTCACCTCGTTGACGCAGGCGCTGACGGGAGAGGGTGTGGTCGATACCAAGGACAGCCGCGGCAAATTGCTCAAGCGGCGTTACTTCGTCCACATGGCCACCGCACTGGAAGGTGAGGAACGCATCGACGACGCGGTGCTTTCGGTGCCGGCCGACGGAATGATCAGGACGAACTTCGATCGGGATGTGGTGCTGGACCTATCGACCGAGGACCACCAGCGTGCCGCCGGATACTTCCCGCTCTCACTGCTCTACGATAGCGCGGCCGCCACCGGTTGGTTGCTCGGGCTCGAGGACAAGGCGCTGTTCAGTGATTTCCACTCCCGTGTTCTCACCGAGGCAAGCACCTACACCATCCCCGCGATCGAGCTCGACAAGTACACCACCAAGTCGGCGGTGGCCACTGTTTTCGAGAAGGTTAACACCGGTGGGCTGCCGCTGAACGTGTTCGAACTGCTCACCGCTGTTTTCGCAGGTGACCGTGAGTACTACGAGAAACACGGCACCGATTTCCGGCTCAACGACGACTGGCAGGAAACCCGAACCAAGTTCGAGCAGTATCCGGTGTTGCACGGGCTGGAGAACACCGACTTCCTGCAGGCGGTCACGTTGCTGGCAACCCGCAAACGCTATTCGGATTCCGAGGACCGCAGAACCGTGGCGCTGTCGGCCAAACGGGAGGACATCCTCAAACTCACCCTGGCCGACTACCTGGACTGGGTGGATCCGCTGCGGGAGGCCTTCGTCTGGGCGGCGGACTTCCTCGCCGATCGACACATCTTCGACAACGGGTTCGTTCCCTATCCCAAGCAGCTGGTGCCGTTGGCCGTGATCAAGGTGATCATGGGGAAGGACGCTGATCTGTTGGGCCCGCGGGAACGGCTGGTCCGCTGGTTCTGGTGCGGGATCCTCGGGGAACTCTACGGCGGTACCACCGACTCCCGCTTCGTACGCGACATCGAACAAGTGCCCTCGTGGGCTCTCGGCGAGAGCACGGAAGTGCCGCGCACCATCGGTGACGCCACCTTCGTCGAATCGCGGCTGCACTCGCTGCGCACCCGCAACTCCGCGGCATACAAGGGGGTCTACGCGCTGCTGCTCGGCAATGGGGCCCGGGACTGGATGGAGGACAAGCAACTCGACAAGGCCCAGTACCGGAACCTGGAGGTCGACATCCACCACATCTTCCCGCAGAAGTGGTGCAACGAGCACGGTGTCGACGAAGAACGGCGGGAGTCGATTGTCAACAAGACGGCGTTGAGCGCACGCACCAACCGGGTAATCGGTGGCGGCGCACCGTCCAAGTACGTGGACCGGGTCGCAAGGAAGGCGCAGATCGACTCCGGTCGACTGGACGATCTGATGAGCAGCCACCTGGTGCCCACGAAGGCGCTGCGGTCGGACGACTACGACGCGTTCTTCGCCGACCGTCGCGAAGCGCTCTGCCGGTTGGTGGAACAGGCCATGGGCAAGGCCGTGCCCCGCGATCTGGACCACGGCGAGGCCGAGGAGACCTCGGAGTGGTTCGAGACGGACGAAGCGGAAATCACCGTGGCCGGGGAAGTGTGA
- a CDS encoding ATP-binding protein gives MELAVLIGLQASGKTTFYQRVLAETHVHVSKDNFPNARNRQRKQLRLIAEALAAGRNVAVDNTNPAPEQWHPLVERARTHRASVVGYWFPPDPTATLRRNATRPESSRVPEMGIHDTLGRLRRPHPSDGFDQLHTVRFDGNGGFDVRRWTETD, from the coding sequence GTGGAACTGGCCGTGCTGATCGGGCTGCAGGCCTCCGGCAAGACCACCTTCTACCAGCGGGTACTGGCCGAGACCCACGTGCACGTGAGCAAGGACAACTTTCCGAACGCGCGGAACCGGCAGCGAAAGCAGCTGCGGTTGATCGCGGAGGCACTGGCCGCGGGCAGGAACGTGGCCGTCGACAACACCAACCCCGCGCCCGAGCAGTGGCACCCCCTCGTCGAGCGGGCCCGCACCCATCGGGCCAGCGTCGTCGGCTACTGGTTCCCACCGGACCCGACCGCGACCCTGCGGCGCAACGCCACGCGGCCGGAGTCCTCACGGGTGCCGGAGATGGGAATCCACGACACCCTCGGGCGGCTGCGCCGCCCGCACCCGAGCGACGGGTTCGACCAGCTCCACACGGTGCGCTTCGACGGCAACGGCGGATTCGATGTACGCCGCTGGACCGAAACCGACTGA